The following are from one region of the Amycolatopsis sp. QT-25 genome:
- a CDS encoding proline--tRNA ligase, producing the protein MITRMSSLFLRTLREDPADAEVPSHRLLVRAGYVRRVSPGGYSWLPLGLRVLRRIENAVREEMNAIGAQEIQFPALLPKEPYEATGRWTEYGDALFRLKDRKGADYLLGPTHEELFALTVKGEYSSYKDYPVVLYQIQTKYRDEARPRAGILRGREFVMKDSYSFDLDDEGLTKSYELHRQAYTKLFDRLGIEYVVVKATSGAMGGSASEEFLAVAATGEDTYVRSTESGYAANVEAVTTPAPEAKPLEGLPEAKVHHTPDTPTIESLVAFLNDADLGRTFTAADTLKNVLVKTRRPGAKEWELLAIGLPGDREVDTKRLEASLEPAEFELLEEADFAKNPFLVKGYIGPKALKDNGVRYLLDPRVVDGTAWVTGADERDHHVVDLVAGRDFTGDGTIEAAEVREGDASPDGKGTLVAARGIEIGHIFQLGRKYADAFELDALGPDSKPIRITMGSYGVGVSRLVGVLAEQNHDDLGIIWPREVSPFDVHVVIAGKDETVAAGAEKLAAELDAAGIEVVLDDRKATPGVKFADAELVGVPTILVVGRGLANGVVEVKDRRTGDREEIAVDAVVEHLVKLVRS; encoded by the coding sequence GTGATCACCAGGATGTCGTCGTTGTTCCTTCGCACCCTGCGTGAGGATCCGGCGGACGCCGAGGTACCGAGCCACCGGCTCCTGGTACGCGCCGGCTACGTCCGCCGGGTGTCCCCGGGCGGCTACTCCTGGCTGCCGCTGGGCCTTCGGGTGCTGCGCCGCATCGAGAACGCCGTCCGTGAAGAGATGAACGCCATCGGCGCGCAGGAGATCCAGTTCCCCGCGCTGCTGCCGAAGGAGCCTTACGAGGCCACCGGCCGCTGGACCGAGTACGGCGACGCCCTCTTCCGCCTCAAGGACCGCAAGGGCGCCGACTATCTCCTGGGCCCGACGCACGAAGAGCTCTTCGCGCTCACCGTGAAGGGTGAATACAGCTCGTACAAGGACTATCCGGTCGTCCTGTACCAAATCCAGACCAAGTACCGCGACGAGGCGCGTCCCCGCGCCGGCATCCTGCGCGGCCGCGAGTTCGTCATGAAGGACTCCTACTCCTTCGACCTCGACGACGAGGGCCTGACGAAGTCGTACGAGCTGCACCGTCAGGCCTACACGAAGCTGTTCGACCGTCTCGGCATCGAGTACGTCGTCGTGAAGGCGACCTCCGGCGCGATGGGCGGCTCGGCCTCCGAGGAGTTCCTCGCCGTCGCCGCGACGGGTGAAGACACCTACGTCCGCAGCACCGAATCGGGTTACGCGGCCAACGTCGAAGCGGTCACCACGCCCGCTCCCGAGGCGAAGCCGCTCGAGGGTCTGCCCGAGGCGAAGGTCCACCACACACCGGACACCCCGACCATCGAATCGCTCGTCGCGTTCTTGAACGACGCCGACCTCGGCCGCACCTTCACCGCCGCGGACACGCTCAAGAACGTCCTGGTGAAGACCCGACGGCCGGGTGCGAAGGAGTGGGAGCTGCTGGCCATCGGCCTCCCCGGCGACCGCGAGGTCGACACGAAGCGCCTCGAAGCCTCGCTCGAGCCCGCCGAATTCGAGCTGCTCGAAGAGGCCGACTTCGCCAAGAACCCCTTCCTCGTCAAGGGCTACATCGGCCCGAAGGCGCTGAAGGACAACGGTGTCCGCTACCTGCTCGACCCGCGCGTCGTCGACGGCACCGCCTGGGTCACCGGCGCCGACGAGCGCGATCACCACGTGGTCGACCTGGTCGCGGGCCGCGACTTCACCGGTGACGGCACGATCGAGGCCGCCGAGGTCCGTGAAGGCGACGCGTCACCCGACGGCAAGGGCACCCTGGTCGCCGCGCGCGGTATCGAGATCGGGCACATCTTCCAGCTCGGCCGCAAGTACGCGGACGCGTTCGAACTCGACGCGCTGGGCCCGGACTCCAAGCCCATCCGCATCACCATGGGTTCCTACGGCGTCGGCGTCTCGCGGCTGGTCGGCGTGCTCGCCGAGCAGAACCACGACGACCTCGGCATCATCTGGCCGCGCGAGGTCTCGCCGTTCGACGTGCACGTCGTCATCGCGGGCAAGGACGAGACCGTCGCCGCGGGCGCGGAGAAGCTCGCCGCCGAACTGGACGCCGCCGGGATCGAGGTCGTCCTCGACGACCGCAAGGCGACCCCCGGCGTGAAGTTCGCGGACGCCGAACTCGTCGGCGTGCCGACGATCCTCGTCGTCGGGCGCGGCCTGGCGAACGGTGTCGTCGAGGTCAAGGACCGCCGCACCGGCGACCGTGAAGAGATCGCCGTGGACGCGGTCGTGGAGCATCTGGTCAAGCTCGTCCGTTCGTAA
- a CDS encoding 2-hydroxyacid dehydrogenase, with amino-acid sequence MTERAILPWTDIELPEGLSARLYDGTGPLPDEGLDDVEVYVLPYDTGMEPAKLIARLPSVKLVQSLSAGVERLIPLVPAGVTLANGRGLHDLSVAEHALALIHASQRDLPRWFAQQATASWEREHTRSLADSRVLLVGFGSIGQAIERQLLAAEAVVTRVASTARPGEQVHGVGELAELLPSADIVVLILPETPSTVGLFGAAELAALPDGALVVNVGRGSAIDTEALTAETGSGRLRAALDVVDPEPLPAGHPLWTTPGVIVTPHIAGGSASFSPRAKRLVAEQLRRYAAGAEPLNIVSG; translated from the coding sequence ATGACGGAGCGAGCCATCCTGCCCTGGACCGACATCGAGCTGCCCGAGGGGCTGAGCGCGCGGCTCTACGACGGTACGGGGCCGCTGCCGGACGAGGGCCTCGATGACGTCGAGGTGTACGTGCTGCCGTACGACACCGGCATGGAGCCGGCGAAGCTGATCGCCCGGCTTCCGTCGGTGAAGCTCGTGCAGTCGCTGTCGGCCGGAGTGGAGAGGCTGATCCCGCTGGTGCCGGCGGGGGTGACGCTCGCCAACGGCCGCGGCCTGCACGACCTGAGCGTGGCCGAGCACGCGCTGGCGCTCATCCACGCGTCGCAGCGGGATCTGCCCCGCTGGTTCGCGCAGCAGGCGACGGCGTCGTGGGAGCGCGAGCACACGCGCTCCCTGGCCGACAGCCGGGTGTTGCTCGTCGGGTTCGGCTCGATCGGCCAGGCCATCGAGCGGCAACTGCTCGCGGCCGAAGCGGTCGTGACCAGGGTGGCGAGCACGGCGCGGCCCGGTGAGCAGGTGCACGGCGTCGGCGAACTGGCGGAACTGCTTCCGTCCGCCGACATCGTGGTCCTGATCCTGCCCGAAACCCCCTCGACGGTGGGCTTGTTCGGCGCCGCGGAACTCGCCGCGCTGCCGGACGGCGCCCTGGTGGTCAATGTCGGGCGGGGCTCGGCGATCGACACCGAGGCGCTGACCGCCGAGACCGGCTCCGGACGTTTGCGCGCCGCGCTGGACGTCGTCGACCCGGAGCCGCTGCCCGCCGGGCATCCACTGTGGACCACGCCGGGAGTGATCGTCACGCCGCATATCGCGGGCGGGTCCGCGTCGTTCTCTCCGCGCGCGAAGCGGCTGGTCGCCGAGCAGTTGCGCCGGTACGCCGCCGGTGCGGAGCCGCTGAACATCGTGAGCGGCTAG
- a CDS encoding NAD(P)/FAD-dependent oxidoreductase, producing MESFDAVIAGGGHNGLVAAAYLARAGRSVLVLERRDEVGGAAVSFRAFPGVDVRLSRYSYLVSLLPREIIADLGLGLDLRRRRMSSYTPVGPGGLLVDTGDDGRTAASFSALTGSTKDFEAWRRFYAMTAQVAERTFPTLTEPLVSREELRSGIEPEAWDALFERPISETLTGMFGDDTVRGVVLTDALIGTFAGAGDFRQNLCLLYHVIGNETGDWDVPVGGMGAVTGALASAARTAGARLVTGAEVLSIDPGGSVRYRLGDDEFTVRGGHVLSNVAPRVLARLLGEEPPEAPEGAQLKVNMVLSRLPRLRDPGVDPREAFGGTFHVNEGYEQLATAHTEATAGRIPSLPPCEIYCHSLTDPSILGPAEQSAGVQTLTLFGLHMPARLFEGRNDAAREEALRATLSSLDSVLAEPIEDCVLRSPDGGLCVEAKTPLDLEAELGLPAGHIFHRDLSWPYAADAAQVGLWGVETAHERVLLCGAGAVRGGGVSGIPGHNAAMAVLASA from the coding sequence ATGGAGTCGTTCGACGCCGTGATCGCCGGTGGCGGGCACAACGGCCTGGTGGCGGCGGCCTATCTGGCCAGGGCCGGTCGCTCGGTGCTGGTGCTCGAACGCCGGGACGAGGTCGGCGGGGCGGCGGTCTCCTTCCGTGCCTTTCCCGGCGTCGACGTCCGGCTGTCGCGGTACTCGTATCTGGTCAGCCTGCTGCCGCGCGAGATCATCGCGGACCTCGGGCTCGGTCTCGACCTCCGGCGGCGGCGCATGTCTTCGTACACGCCTGTCGGCCCTGGCGGTCTCCTTGTCGACACGGGCGACGACGGCCGTACGGCGGCGTCGTTCTCCGCGCTCACCGGGTCCACCAAGGACTTCGAGGCGTGGCGGCGGTTCTACGCGATGACGGCCCAGGTCGCGGAACGGACGTTCCCCACCCTGACCGAACCGCTGGTGTCGAGGGAGGAGCTGCGCTCGGGCATCGAGCCGGAGGCGTGGGACGCGCTGTTCGAACGGCCGATCTCGGAGACGCTCACCGGCATGTTCGGCGACGACACCGTGCGCGGCGTCGTCCTGACCGACGCGCTGATCGGCACCTTCGCCGGCGCCGGCGACTTCCGGCAGAACCTGTGCCTGCTCTACCACGTGATCGGCAACGAGACCGGCGACTGGGACGTGCCGGTGGGCGGGATGGGCGCGGTGACCGGCGCGCTCGCTTCGGCCGCGCGGACGGCGGGCGCGCGGCTGGTCACCGGGGCCGAGGTGCTGTCGATCGATCCCGGCGGGTCGGTGCGTTACCGCCTCGGCGACGACGAATTCACCGTGCGCGGCGGGCACGTGCTGTCGAACGTCGCGCCCCGGGTGCTCGCGCGCTTGCTGGGGGAGGAGCCGCCGGAGGCGCCGGAAGGCGCGCAGCTCAAGGTGAACATGGTGCTGTCACGGCTGCCGCGGCTGCGGGATCCCGGCGTCGATCCCCGTGAGGCGTTCGGCGGCACGTTCCATGTCAACGAGGGTTACGAGCAGCTGGCGACGGCTCACACCGAGGCCACCGCGGGCCGGATCCCGTCGCTGCCGCCGTGCGAGATCTACTGTCATTCGCTGACCGACCCGTCGATCCTCGGCCCGGCCGAACAGTCCGCCGGGGTGCAGACGCTGACGTTGTTCGGGCTGCACATGCCCGCGCGGCTGTTCGAAGGACGCAACGACGCCGCGCGCGAGGAGGCGTTGCGGGCGACGTTGTCCTCTTTGGACAGTGTGCTGGCCGAACCGATCGAGGACTGCGTGCTGCGTTCACCGGACGGCGGGTTGTGCGTCGAGGCTAAGACGCCGCTGGACCTCGAAGCCGAACTGGGGCTGCCCGCGGGACACATCTTCCATCGCGATCTGTCTTGGCCGTACGCCGCGGATGCCGCTCAGGTGGGGCTTTGGGGGGTCGAAACCGCGCACGAGCGGGTGCTGCTCTGCGGTGCCGGGGCCGTCCGGGGCGGCGGTGTCTCCGGCATCCCCGGGCACAATGCCGCCATGGCGGTGCTCGCAAGCGCGTGA
- a CDS encoding trypsin-like serine protease yields the protein MNRRQRLLGVATAALGCLSVLLPAPAAAANLPAVTPTDQAVVPGGPHTNSIGGTPASVKDHPFIIAGLREGGTRPQGQTCTGSVVAPRKILIAAHCKDAAGEKSFLYGLDDLNAGGGTRIGVVSYEKHPKYVNFDQGYDVAVVTTDADIPVPGGQYAKVATSADTESHKPGRSGLGLGYGKKDHNDDTRNVELHKFTLPIVPGSNCDGVGAGFQDATMICSGYSDGHVTILPGDSGGPLIVDGKIVGVASWSRSDFKWYSVYGRLNNEMGDWVKQQIGEPQNPETFSLGVTPSALKVEPGKYVSATVTSKPGKNGAEKVELSASGLPAGATATFQPTSITSGESAKVTIEIAAGTAENDYAVTISGRGTTDTATTNLTLAVGNGGPQPAELKVGLSPAVGTSQPGFFSNVKVSVTGGTDAITLSASGQGLPFAPFFTPKTISSGGSSTMQVVAPFQRGTYPVTVTATDSAGKTATAVYTLTVQ from the coding sequence GTGAACAGAAGACAACGGCTACTGGGGGTCGCCACCGCCGCCCTCGGTTGCCTCTCGGTCCTCCTGCCCGCGCCCGCGGCCGCCGCGAACCTGCCCGCCGTCACCCCGACGGATCAAGCGGTCGTCCCCGGCGGACCGCACACGAACTCCATCGGCGGCACCCCCGCTTCGGTCAAGGACCACCCGTTCATCATCGCGGGCCTGCGCGAAGGCGGGACGCGGCCACAGGGTCAGACGTGCACCGGTTCGGTCGTCGCGCCGCGCAAGATCCTGATCGCCGCGCACTGCAAGGACGCCGCGGGCGAGAAGTCCTTCCTCTACGGATTGGACGATCTCAACGCCGGTGGCGGAACACGCATCGGTGTCGTCAGCTACGAAAAACACCCGAAGTACGTCAACTTCGACCAGGGCTACGACGTCGCGGTGGTCACCACCGACGCGGACATCCCGGTGCCGGGTGGCCAGTACGCGAAGGTCGCGACCTCGGCCGACACCGAGTCGCACAAGCCGGGCAGATCCGGGCTCGGGCTCGGCTACGGCAAGAAGGACCACAACGACGACACCCGCAACGTCGAACTGCACAAGTTCACCCTGCCGATCGTGCCGGGCAGCAACTGCGACGGTGTCGGCGCGGGTTTCCAAGACGCCACGATGATCTGCAGCGGCTACAGCGACGGCCACGTCACGATCCTGCCCGGCGACAGCGGCGGGCCGCTGATCGTGGACGGCAAGATCGTCGGTGTCGCGTCCTGGAGCCGCAGCGACTTCAAGTGGTACAGCGTGTACGGCAGGCTCAACAACGAAATGGGCGACTGGGTCAAGCAGCAGATCGGCGAGCCGCAGAACCCGGAGACGTTCTCGCTCGGGGTGACGCCGTCCGCGCTCAAGGTGGAGCCGGGCAAGTACGTGTCCGCCACGGTGACCAGCAAACCCGGCAAGAACGGCGCGGAGAAGGTCGAGCTCAGCGCTTCGGGACTGCCCGCGGGCGCGACCGCGACGTTCCAGCCCACGTCCATCACCTCGGGTGAGTCGGCGAAGGTGACCATCGAGATTGCCGCCGGGACGGCCGAAAACGACTACGCCGTCACGATCTCGGGCAGGGGCACCACCGACACCGCGACCACGAACCTGACCCTGGCCGTCGGCAACGGCGGGCCGCAGCCCGCTGAGCTCAAGGTGGGCCTGAGCCCTGCCGTCGGAACGTCGCAGCCCGGCTTCTTCAGCAACGTCAAGGTTTCCGTTACCGGCGGGACGGACGCGATCACGTTGTCGGCGTCCGGGCAGGGACTGCCGTTCGCGCCGTTCTTCACCCCGAAGACGATCTCGAGCGGGGGCAGTTCGACCATGCAGGTGGTCGCGCCGTTCCAGCGCGGCACGTACCCGGTGACCGTCACCGCGACGGACTCGGCGGGCAAGACCGCCACCGCCGTCTACACCCTCACCGTCCAGTAG
- a CDS encoding VOC family protein yields the protein MGIELGMITIDCADPRGLAAFWTKALGVEVDQDHDGEFLILHREAEHGPVLAFQRVPEPRTGKNRVHLDFGTDDLEKEVDRLLGLGAKKLDEHEMPGIAWTVLADPVGNEFCVATHGG from the coding sequence ATGGGTATCGAACTGGGCATGATCACGATCGACTGCGCGGATCCGCGCGGGCTCGCGGCGTTCTGGACGAAGGCGCTCGGCGTGGAGGTGGATCAGGACCACGACGGCGAGTTCCTGATCCTGCACCGTGAGGCGGAGCACGGGCCCGTGCTCGCGTTCCAGCGTGTGCCGGAGCCGCGCACCGGAAAGAACCGGGTCCATCTGGACTTCGGTACGGACGACCTGGAAAAGGAGGTGGACCGCCTGCTCGGACTGGGCGCGAAGAAGCTGGACGAGCACGAGATGCCGGGCATCGCCTGGACGGTGCTGGCCGACCCCGTCGGCAACGAATTCTGCGTGGCCACCCACGGCGGCTGA
- the yaaA gene encoding peroxide stress protein YaaA, protein MLVLLPPSETKAAGGTGAPLDLGALSFPELNPTRAKLADALAELAGDVPVSVAALGITPRQADEVARNAELWTSPTMPALRRYTGVLYDALGVKSFTKATLAKAEKRLAVASALFGVVAATDPIPAYRLSGGNALPSLGTVRSVWKPVLEPVLRNIEGLVVDLRSGTYSALAKLRPDAVTVRVVTEDAKGNRTTVSHFNKAYKGRLAAELVKSRSEPSTVEQLMRVLSKAGLDVERTGEHTVELLTGDAVH, encoded by the coding sequence GTGCTCGTGCTCCTGCCCCCTTCCGAAACCAAGGCCGCCGGCGGCACCGGCGCGCCGCTGGACCTCGGCGCCCTGTCGTTCCCGGAACTGAATCCGACCAGGGCGAAGCTGGCGGACGCGCTGGCCGAACTGGCGGGCGACGTCCCGGTCAGTGTCGCCGCGCTCGGGATCACGCCGCGGCAGGCCGACGAGGTCGCCCGCAACGCCGAGCTGTGGACCTCGCCCACGATGCCCGCGCTGCGCCGCTACACCGGCGTCCTCTACGACGCGCTCGGCGTGAAGTCCTTCACCAAGGCGACGCTCGCGAAGGCCGAGAAACGTCTTGCCGTCGCTTCGGCGCTGTTCGGGGTGGTCGCGGCGACCGACCCGATTCCCGCCTACCGGCTTTCCGGTGGCAACGCGCTGCCGTCGCTCGGCACCGTCCGCAGCGTGTGGAAACCGGTCCTCGAACCGGTGCTCCGGAATATCGAGGGGCTCGTCGTCGATCTGCGTTCCGGGACCTACTCGGCGCTGGCGAAGCTCCGTCCGGACGCGGTGACGGTGCGCGTCGTGACCGAGGACGCGAAGGGCAACCGGACCACGGTGAGCCATTTCAACAAGGCCTACAAGGGACGGCTGGCCGCGGAGCTGGTGAAGTCGCGCAGCGAACCGTCCACTGTGGAACAACTGATGCGGGTGCTGTCGAAGGCGGGTCTCGACGTCGAACGCACCGGGGAACACACTGTGGAGCTGCTCACCGGGGACGCGGTGCATTAG
- a CDS encoding DUF2156 domain-containing protein, producing the protein MPTGGSGTAAPGRTHKIATMLRHRLPFTTLVTVTMLALALATGALWSAAEDRAVYPYVAYGLPSLEAGRWWTLLTGPLFAVVPLYYLPMVLSFALFAGFAEWRLGTRRAMAVTIGGQFVSVLVAVQFLALSRNSGWEWAHRVAGNLDVGFSGGALAAVAVASATLRPPWRLRLRAGLCVYAGIAIVFVGTLADLVHFFALVLALPFGRRFLGAKDASRERRPSLREWRFHVVAGLLVLTVAELVMSFVPGNGPFGSSEELSLSTWEVAVLCLIVVPIMNGLRKGSQVAWWCAMILTSFVILQVLVYGGVLTLAEIFGEETGLMDPPLFFVDNLLWTVEFALLISARGAFRVPSRRKRRRLGRMGNPALARTLLSRHGGSTLSWMTTWPQNSYFVAADGKSYLAYRRHAGVAIALGDPIAPDGATDRTIAEFIAMCENTGLVPCLFSATGDTTAKTRELGWQQVQVAEDTLIELDTLEFRGKRWQDVRTALNHAKKNDIEFRLVRLADQPRAVISQVRAISEEWISDKGMPEMGFTLGGVDEAMDPETRVGLAVDADGVVHGVTSWLPVYTGAGVIGGWTLDVMRKRADGFRPSMEFLIASSCLAFREEGAKFVSLSGAPLASSGEPAHAVERVLDTLGTMMEPFYGFRSLHAFKAKFQPRHVPLYLAFRDEADLPRIGIALGRAYLPNTGLLRLAKLARSGKKPQRPLANLQPRKTSSLA; encoded by the coding sequence ATGCCAACAGGGGGAAGCGGGACGGCCGCGCCGGGCCGGACGCACAAGATCGCCACGATGCTGAGGCACCGGCTGCCTTTCACCACCCTCGTCACGGTGACCATGCTCGCGCTCGCCTTGGCCACGGGCGCGCTCTGGTCGGCCGCCGAGGATCGCGCGGTGTACCCGTACGTCGCGTATGGGCTGCCGTCGCTCGAAGCGGGCCGGTGGTGGACCTTGCTGACCGGGCCGCTGTTCGCGGTCGTCCCGCTGTACTACCTGCCGATGGTGCTCAGCTTCGCGCTGTTCGCCGGGTTCGCGGAATGGCGGCTCGGCACGCGGCGGGCGATGGCCGTCACCATCGGCGGCCAATTCGTCAGCGTGCTGGTGGCGGTCCAATTCCTCGCACTGAGCCGTAACTCCGGCTGGGAATGGGCGCACCGGGTCGCGGGCAACCTCGACGTCGGATTCTCCGGCGGCGCGCTCGCCGCGGTCGCGGTCGCCAGCGCCACCCTCCGCCCGCCGTGGCGGCTGCGGCTGCGCGCCGGATTGTGCGTCTACGCCGGGATCGCGATCGTCTTCGTCGGCACGCTCGCCGACCTCGTCCACTTCTTCGCCCTCGTCCTCGCGCTGCCGTTCGGGCGCAGGTTCCTCGGCGCCAAGGACGCCTCGCGTGAACGGCGGCCGAGCCTGCGCGAGTGGCGGTTCCACGTCGTGGCCGGACTGCTGGTGCTGACCGTCGCCGAACTGGTGATGTCCTTCGTGCCGGGCAACGGCCCCTTCGGTTCGTCCGAAGAGCTTTCGCTGTCCACGTGGGAAGTCGCCGTCCTGTGCCTGATCGTGGTGCCGATCATGAACGGCCTGCGCAAGGGCAGCCAGGTCGCGTGGTGGTGCGCGATGATCCTGACTTCGTTCGTCATCCTCCAGGTGCTGGTCTACGGCGGGGTGCTCACCCTGGCGGAGATCTTCGGTGAAGAGACCGGCCTGATGGATCCGCCGCTGTTCTTCGTGGACAATCTCCTGTGGACGGTCGAATTCGCGCTGCTGATCTCCGCGCGAGGCGCCTTCCGCGTGCCGTCGCGGCGGAAGCGCCGCCGTCTGGGCCGCATGGGCAACCCCGCGCTGGCCCGCACGCTGCTCAGCCGTCACGGCGGAAGCACGCTTTCGTGGATGACGACCTGGCCGCAGAACTCCTACTTCGTGGCCGCCGACGGCAAGTCCTACCTCGCCTACCGCCGCCACGCCGGTGTCGCCATCGCCCTCGGCGACCCGATCGCCCCGGACGGCGCCACCGACCGGACGATCGCCGAGTTCATCGCGATGTGCGAGAACACCGGTCTCGTGCCGTGCCTGTTCTCCGCCACCGGCGACACCACCGCGAAGACCCGGGAACTCGGCTGGCAGCAGGTCCAGGTCGCCGAGGACACCTTGATCGAACTGGACACGCTGGAGTTCCGCGGCAAGCGCTGGCAGGACGTGCGGACCGCGCTCAACCACGCCAAGAAGAACGACATCGAGTTCCGGCTCGTCCGGCTCGCCGACCAGCCGCGCGCGGTGATCTCGCAGGTACGCGCGATCTCCGAGGAGTGGATCAGCGACAAGGGCATGCCGGAAATGGGCTTCACCCTCGGCGGGGTCGACGAGGCGATGGATCCCGAGACCCGCGTGGGGCTCGCGGTGGACGCGGACGGTGTCGTCCACGGCGTGACGTCGTGGCTGCCGGTGTACACCGGCGCGGGCGTGATCGGCGGCTGGACGCTCGACGTCATGCGCAAACGCGCCGACGGGTTCCGTCCGTCGATGGAGTTCCTGATCGCGTCGTCGTGCCTGGCCTTCCGTGAGGAAGGCGCGAAGTTCGTTTCGCTGTCCGGCGCGCCGCTGGCGAGTTCCGGCGAACCCGCGCACGCCGTCGAGCGGGTGCTCGACACGCTCGGGACGATGATGGAACCGTTCTACGGATTCCGTTCGCTGCACGCGTTCAAGGCGAAGTTCCAGCCGCGCCACGTCCCGCTGTACCTCGCGTTCCGCGACGAGGCGGATCTGCCGCGGATCGGGATCGCGCTCGGCCGGGCCTACCTGCCGAACACGGGACTGCTGCGGCTGGCGAAGCTCGCGCGCTCCGGGAAGAAGCCTCAGCGGCCGCTCGCGAACCTGCAGCCGCGAAAGACTTCCTCGCTGGCTTAA
- a CDS encoding GNAT family N-acetyltransferase, with protein MSLTWRPLTMDDMPRLAETFAEAERVEPIEEHYSADDLAEEIGTPTVDLPTASTSAWDGETLVAYGLLRKRDAADPVHMMRVETVVHPAYRDAALAARLTSWFEEAGRKLHATSHPDVPLELHASANTKQRWLTDVLSGAGYEHARWFVDMRADLGSIPPVKPLPAEFTLVAYEQKYEALTLRSRNETFADHWGSTEQSPEAWRHLVVGAKDFQPDLSFLLLSPERDRVVAMVLSTHFASDTAATGVKDLYVSHVATDASLRGRGIAGALLGHTLVQAEAKGFQRASLNVDQDNNHRALGVYERVGFREFQRWGGYVKPIPT; from the coding sequence ATGAGCCTGACCTGGCGCCCGCTGACCATGGACGACATGCCGCGACTGGCCGAGACCTTCGCCGAGGCGGAGCGTGTCGAGCCGATCGAGGAGCACTACAGCGCGGACGATCTCGCCGAGGAGATCGGTACGCCGACCGTCGATCTGCCGACGGCGTCCACCAGCGCCTGGGATGGGGAAACTCTGGTCGCCTACGGTCTGCTCAGGAAGCGTGACGCGGCGGATCCGGTGCACATGATGCGGGTCGAGACGGTCGTCCACCCCGCGTACCGCGACGCCGCGCTCGCCGCGCGCCTCACCAGCTGGTTCGAGGAGGCGGGCAGGAAGCTCCACGCGACGTCCCATCCGGACGTGCCGCTGGAACTGCACGCCTCGGCCAACACCAAGCAGCGATGGCTCACCGACGTCCTCTCGGGCGCCGGCTACGAGCACGCCCGGTGGTTCGTCGACATGCGGGCCGACCTCGGCTCGATTCCGCCGGTGAAACCGCTGCCCGCAGAGTTCACGCTCGTCGCGTACGAGCAGAAGTACGAGGCCCTCACGCTGCGGTCGCGTAACGAGACTTTCGCCGACCACTGGGGGAGCACGGAACAGTCCCCGGAGGCTTGGCGGCATCTGGTCGTCGGCGCGAAGGACTTCCAGCCGGACCTGTCGTTCCTGCTGCTGAGCCCGGAGCGGGACAGGGTGGTCGCGATGGTGCTGAGCACTCACTTCGCCTCCGACACGGCCGCCACGGGCGTGAAGGACCTGTACGTCAGTCACGTCGCGACCGACGCGAGCCTTCGCGGACGCGGAATCGCGGGCGCGCTGCTCGGGCACACGCTCGTCCAGGCCGAGGCCAAGGGGTTCCAGCGGGCCTCGCTCAACGTCGACCAGGACAACAACCACCGTGCTCTCGGGGTCTACGAGCGGGTCGGGTTCAGGGAGTTCCAGCGCTGGGGCGGGTACGTGAAGCCCATCCCGACCTGA
- a CDS encoding aminoglycoside phosphotransferase, whose amino-acid sequence MPVSARLGWHDLPSATRDAVERELGSAVRRSLWQTPEFDGGVAARLELERDHRWVFLKAIPAVSPRAGGYRTEAAIARRLPAEAPTPSLLSFVDGDWLVLAFADFDGTRPNLRPGSPDLSAVLATFGTLGRTLTPCPLPDVPDALDDLGPLLRGWHELAKEPPDDLDGWAVRNLDRLAQLETSWHPWSAGDTLLHNDIQPEYLMRTGSGRVLVTNWRYPARGAGWLDLVALVPYLLDAGHEPADVDRLLRRRPVLTGVPVWAVTAFGVALAGHAERASRLPEPPATTGVRAAQRRLAAAMRDWLAYRTHWQ is encoded by the coding sequence TTGCCGGTTTCCGCACGCCTCGGCTGGCACGACCTGCCGTCGGCGACGCGTGACGCCGTGGAGCGTGAGCTCGGTTCGGCGGTCCGCCGTTCGTTGTGGCAGACCCCGGAATTCGACGGCGGCGTCGCCGCGAGGCTCGAACTCGAACGGGATCACCGCTGGGTCTTCCTGAAGGCGATCCCGGCCGTCAGCCCGCGAGCGGGCGGCTATCGGACGGAGGCCGCCATCGCGCGGCGGCTGCCCGCGGAAGCACCCACGCCGAGCCTGCTGTCCTTTGTGGATGGGGACTGGCTGGTGCTCGCGTTCGCCGACTTCGACGGCACCAGGCCGAACCTGCGCCCGGGGTCGCCGGACCTCTCCGCGGTCCTGGCCACCTTCGGCACGCTCGGGCGCACGCTCACGCCGTGCCCGCTGCCGGACGTCCCGGACGCGCTCGACGATCTCGGCCCGCTTCTGCGTGGTTGGCACGAACTGGCGAAGGAACCGCCGGACGACCTCGACGGCTGGGCCGTCCGCAACCTCGACCGGCTCGCCCAGCTGGAGACGTCCTGGCATCCCTGGTCGGCAGGGGACACGTTGCTGCACAACGACATCCAGCCCGAGTATCTGATGCGGACCGGTTCGGGCAGGGTTCTCGTCACGAACTGGCGTTATCCGGCGAGGGGGGCGGGCTGGCTCGATCTGGTCGCGCTCGTGCCGTATCTGCTCGACGCCGGCCACGAGCCGGCCGACGTCGACCGCCTGCTCCGGCGGCGCCCGGTGCTCACCGGCGTCCCGGTCTGGGCGGTCACCGCGTTCGGCGTCGCGCTGGCGGGACACGCCGAACGAGCGAGCCGGTTACCGGAACCGCCCGCGACGACCGGGGTCCGCGCGGCGCAGCGCCGGCTCGCCGCGGCCATGCGCGACTGGCTCGCTTACCGGACGCACTGGCAGTAG